The following proteins are encoded in a genomic region of Cyclonatronum proteinivorum:
- the murD gene encoding UDP-N-acetylmuramoyl-L-alanine--D-glutamate ligase, with protein MKEISGKSIVIVGGARSGVAASVLLKGMGAKVFVTDAGMLSEQSRQTLIAQQIPFEEGGHSERAKDAEFVVVSPGVPDEAPLIRHFSYTGIPVYSEMEVACWFNKSPLTAVTGSNGKTTTTSWLRHLWETASKQALIAGNIGVPVSDLVLDTAPDKDLILEVSSFQLDNIKTFRPRVSVILNITPDHLNRYQNKFKYYVASKMKIIRNQGETDFLIYNYDDPVLKEQIGGIGVKPKGPARIPFSLAEELETGAFIRDEHIVVRLDGSEEVLMHKDEVSLKGPHNLANSLAVVLAGRLNGVESSHIRESLRTFEGVEHRLEQVRILRGVRYINDSKATNVNAVWYALRGITAPVVLILGGQDKGNNYRELTDQIRKKVHSLIAIGEAKAAIREQISREALYYFEAETMAQAVQQASKQARKGEVVLLSPACASFDMFENYEHRGRAFKEAVMDLPD; from the coding sequence ATGAAAGAAATCAGCGGAAAATCAATTGTGATTGTGGGAGGTGCCCGCAGCGGTGTGGCTGCCTCCGTACTGCTCAAAGGCATGGGGGCAAAGGTGTTTGTGACCGATGCGGGTATGCTTTCAGAGCAATCGCGTCAGACGCTTATCGCGCAGCAGATTCCCTTTGAGGAGGGCGGGCATTCGGAGCGCGCCAAAGATGCGGAATTTGTGGTTGTTAGCCCCGGTGTGCCGGATGAAGCGCCGCTGATTCGGCATTTTTCCTACACTGGCATTCCGGTGTACAGCGAAATGGAAGTCGCCTGCTGGTTCAACAAGAGTCCGCTGACCGCAGTAACCGGCAGCAACGGGAAAACCACCACGACAAGCTGGCTGCGGCATCTGTGGGAAACGGCCTCAAAACAGGCTCTGATTGCGGGAAACATCGGCGTACCCGTGTCAGATCTCGTGCTCGATACCGCTCCGGACAAAGATCTGATTCTGGAGGTGAGCAGTTTTCAGCTCGATAACATCAAAACCTTCAGGCCGCGGGTGAGCGTGATTCTGAACATCACGCCGGATCACCTGAACCGGTATCAGAACAAGTTCAAGTACTACGTGGCCTCAAAAATGAAGATTATCCGCAACCAGGGCGAGACGGATTTTCTGATTTACAACTATGATGATCCCGTGCTTAAAGAGCAGATCGGAGGCATAGGGGTGAAGCCGAAAGGTCCTGCGCGCATTCCGTTTTCCCTTGCAGAGGAGCTTGAAACCGGCGCCTTCATTCGCGATGAGCACATTGTGGTGCGCCTCGACGGCAGCGAAGAAGTGCTGATGCACAAAGATGAGGTGAGCCTGAAAGGTCCGCATAACCTTGCCAACAGCCTTGCAGTGGTTTTAGCGGGTCGTCTCAACGGTGTTGAAAGCAGTCACATCCGGGAAAGCTTGCGAACCTTTGAGGGGGTCGAGCACCGCCTGGAGCAGGTACGTATTCTCCGCGGCGTACGCTACATCAACGACAGTAAAGCGACCAATGTGAACGCGGTTTGGTACGCCCTTCGCGGCATTACTGCGCCCGTTGTGCTGATTCTCGGTGGTCAGGACAAGGGAAACAATTACCGCGAACTGACCGACCAAATCCGGAAAAAAGTGCACAGCCTGATTGCAATCGGGGAGGCAAAGGCCGCTATCCGGGAGCAGATCTCGCGGGAAGCGCTCTATTATTTTGAAGCGGAAACCATGGCACAGGCCGTGCAGCAGGCAAGCAAACAGGCCCGAAAAGGGGAGGTCGTGCTGCTGAGTCCCGCCTGCGCTTCTTTTGATATGTTTGAAAATTACGAGCACCGCGGGCGCGCTTTCAAAGAAGCCGTCATGGACCTGCCGGATTAA
- a CDS encoding cell division protein FtsQ/DivIB, which yields MSKADFHTQSGKGPAQTRKGKATGQSTGLRSMLSGWLYPIILIALITASVAASWQLQDRSVVQHFEIQSAGFTPEAQILAVSGLETGMAAAEVRPLEVQARIDSLPWIAESSVRLVPGGRVLIGFTEREPVALLIEGSRLMLTDAAGVALDIPEGFAPDLPLLYGFRLPAHGERLPEAQFAPLGSFLAALQQSALAGLLISEVGFHPEEGVIALSRENAVRLVFGTESFAQKIDRWEAFYRQVAPVKGMAAFTRLDFRFENQIVALHS from the coding sequence ATGAGCAAGGCTGATTTCCATACACAGTCAGGCAAAGGGCCGGCGCAAACCCGTAAAGGGAAAGCAACCGGGCAAAGCACGGGACTGCGCAGCATGCTGTCGGGCTGGCTGTATCCGATCATTTTAATTGCGCTCATCACGGCTTCGGTTGCGGCTTCATGGCAGCTGCAGGACCGAAGCGTGGTGCAGCATTTCGAAATCCAAAGCGCCGGATTTACGCCCGAAGCCCAGATTCTGGCGGTCAGCGGCCTGGAGACGGGCATGGCCGCCGCGGAAGTGCGCCCGCTTGAGGTGCAGGCCCGGATTGACAGCCTGCCCTGGATTGCGGAAAGCAGCGTACGCCTCGTACCCGGCGGACGCGTCCTCATCGGGTTCACCGAGCGTGAGCCTGTGGCCCTGCTCATTGAGGGCAGCCGGCTGATGCTTACCGATGCCGCAGGCGTGGCGCTCGATATTCCGGAAGGCTTCGCGCCTGACCTGCCGCTTCTGTACGGTTTCCGGCTTCCGGCACACGGCGAACGCCTGCCAGAAGCGCAGTTCGCGCCCCTGGGGTCTTTTCTGGCGGCGCTTCAGCAGTCTGCTTTAGCCGGGCTGCTGATCAGTGAAGTAGGCTTTCATCCTGAAGAAGGCGTTATCGCGCTGAGCCGGGAAAATGCAGTCAGGCTTGTATTCGGAACAGAATCCTTTGCGCAGAAAATCGACCGCTGGGAAGCTTTTTACCGGCAGGTAGCTCCGGTGAAGGGGATGGCTGCATTCACGCGGCTGGATTTCCGCTTTGAAAATCAGATCGTAGCCCTGCACTCCTGA
- the murC gene encoding UDP-N-acetylmuramate--L-alanine ligase, producing MFGNTRHIHMVGIGGIGMSGMAEILIRRGYKVSGSDGAQSETTERLERIGAKVFIGHEAGNIAGADVVVYTSAVRATENVETRAALEQRIPTIKRAEMLAELMRMKFGIGIAGTHGKTTTTTMAGQVVQRGGFDPTIIVGGRVHSFDKTNAVVGGGDIIIVEADEYDRTFLKLSPSMAVITNIEAEHLDIYEDVDDIKQAFLEFANKVPFYGSVILCLDDEEVRSILPGIERKTLTYGFTPQARLRPSKVETAGLSTHFDVKLDGETLGRIRIQAPGAHNVQNALAAVGVGLELNMKFEHIAAGLESYTGVFRRFQPKYEGKEVLVIDDYAHHPTEVRATLAAARKGWPDRRIVAVFQPHLYSRTRDMCQEFGSSFFDADVMVVTDIYPAREQPIEGVSGQMVADVASRYGHRDVHFVADKHELPVALHSMVKAGDLVITMGAGDIYKYGEQFVQELKRNPKNGEGQDEQG from the coding sequence ATATTCGGCAACACCCGCCATATCCACATGGTAGGCATTGGCGGCATTGGGATGAGCGGTATGGCCGAAATTCTGATCCGCAGAGGCTACAAGGTGAGCGGGTCTGACGGCGCGCAGTCAGAGACGACCGAGCGTCTCGAGCGGATCGGAGCGAAGGTTTTTATCGGGCATGAGGCGGGCAATATTGCCGGTGCTGATGTGGTCGTCTATACAAGTGCGGTGCGGGCAACCGAGAATGTGGAGACGCGGGCCGCGCTCGAGCAGCGTATCCCAACAATCAAGCGCGCCGAGATGCTGGCCGAGCTGATGCGCATGAAATTCGGAATCGGCATTGCCGGTACGCACGGCAAAACGACGACGACTACCATGGCCGGTCAGGTCGTGCAGCGGGGCGGATTTGACCCTACCATTATTGTGGGCGGGCGGGTGCACAGCTTTGATAAAACCAATGCCGTTGTAGGCGGTGGCGACATCATTATAGTGGAGGCGGATGAGTACGACCGCACCTTCCTGAAGCTCTCCCCATCCATGGCCGTCATCACCAACATTGAAGCCGAGCACCTTGATATTTATGAAGATGTGGATGACATCAAGCAGGCTTTCCTGGAATTCGCAAATAAGGTACCGTTTTACGGCTCTGTCATTCTGTGTCTTGATGATGAGGAAGTCCGCAGCATTTTACCCGGTATCGAGCGGAAAACGCTGACCTACGGCTTCACCCCGCAGGCACGGCTCAGGCCTTCGAAAGTAGAGACCGCCGGACTTTCAACCCATTTTGATGTGAAGCTCGATGGCGAAACACTGGGGCGGATTCGCATTCAGGCACCCGGTGCACACAACGTGCAGAATGCCCTTGCAGCGGTAGGCGTAGGTCTGGAGCTCAACATGAAATTTGAGCATATTGCCGCCGGTCTTGAGTCCTACACGGGCGTATTCCGCCGCTTTCAGCCCAAGTACGAGGGCAAAGAGGTGCTGGTGATTGACGACTATGCCCATCACCCTACAGAAGTGCGGGCAACGCTGGCCGCCGCGCGCAAAGGCTGGCCTGATCGCCGCATTGTGGCTGTCTTTCAGCCGCACCTGTACAGCCGCACCCGCGATATGTGTCAGGAGTTCGGCTCTTCTTTCTTTGATGCGGATGTGATGGTGGTTACCGACATCTACCCTGCGCGGGAACAGCCGATTGAGGGCGTTAGCGGGCAGATGGTAGCTGATGTGGCGTCCCGCTACGGACACCGCGACGTGCATTTTGTGGCCGACAAGCATGAACTGCCGGTCGCCCTGCATAGCATGGTGAAAGCCGGTGATCTGGTCATTACCATGGGCGCCGGTGACATTTACAAATACGGCGAACAGTTTGTGCAGGAGCTTAAACGCAATCCCAAAAACGGGGAGGGGCAGGATGAGCAAGGCTGA
- a CDS encoding UDP-N-acetylglucosamine--N-acetylmuramyl-(pentapeptide) pyrophosphoryl-undecaprenol N-acetylglucosamine transferase — MPKPKWTFLLSGGGTGGHVYPAIALADAIRERMPDTVIRFAGAPDRIEWKAVPKAGYEISPVWISGLQRRFTLSNLLVPVKLLVSLFQSLLIIRRLRPHAVICTGGYVSGPVGFMAAVLGVPLFLQEQNGYPGVTTRLLARFARKIYLGFDGADEWLRQHKGKLFLSGNPTRKEIVVSIEAEPDAMPYGMDPEKRTLLVLGGSGGAKAINDSVWAQLERIHDKMGVQILWQCGPAYYDKLSAQLDKERWPHVHLTAFIDDMAAAYKAADVVFARAGAGTCTELLIAAKPSILMPSPHVAGNHQFHNAADMVGLGVSIMLEDDEGPIVLADFLSDIFTEKGRMEAMIAAAKKAAKPKAALNIATDILNTTFTLHPTTGGNA; from the coding sequence ATGCCTAAGCCAAAGTGGACTTTTTTGCTTTCCGGCGGCGGTACCGGCGGACACGTGTACCCGGCCATCGCCCTTGCGGATGCCATCCGTGAGCGAATGCCGGATACGGTCATTCGTTTTGCAGGTGCACCGGACCGTATCGAATGGAAGGCTGTTCCGAAAGCAGGTTACGAAATCTCGCCTGTATGGATCAGCGGCCTGCAGCGCCGGTTCACCCTTTCCAACCTGCTGGTACCGGTGAAGCTGCTGGTAAGCCTGTTTCAAAGTTTGCTGATCATTCGCAGGCTGCGGCCGCATGCGGTTATCTGCACCGGCGGCTATGTTTCAGGTCCGGTGGGCTTCATGGCGGCCGTGCTGGGCGTGCCCCTGTTCCTGCAGGAGCAGAACGGATATCCGGGCGTAACGACCCGCCTGCTCGCCCGCTTTGCGCGCAAGATTTATCTCGGCTTCGACGGGGCGGATGAATGGTTGCGTCAGCACAAAGGCAAGCTGTTTCTCTCCGGCAACCCGACCCGGAAAGAAATTGTGGTCTCCATCGAAGCGGAGCCGGATGCCATGCCGTACGGGATGGATCCGGAGAAACGCACGCTGCTCGTGCTGGGCGGCAGCGGGGGCGCAAAAGCGATCAATGATTCTGTTTGGGCGCAGCTTGAGCGGATTCACGATAAAATGGGCGTGCAGATTCTGTGGCAGTGCGGCCCTGCCTACTATGATAAACTCAGCGCACAGCTTGATAAGGAGCGCTGGCCCCATGTACACCTGACCGCCTTCATCGACGACATGGCTGCGGCCTACAAAGCCGCCGATGTCGTTTTTGCACGCGCAGGGGCCGGTACCTGCACCGAACTTCTGATTGCCGCCAAACCCTCCATCCTTATGCCCTCGCCTCATGTAGCGGGCAACCATCAGTTTCACAATGCCGCTGATATGGTCGGCTTGGGGGTTTCCATCATGCTGGAAGATGATGAAGGCCCCATCGTGCTGGCTGATTTTCTCAGCGATATTTTTACTGAAAAAGGAAGGATGGAAGCCATGATTGCCGCCGCGAAGAAAGCGGCAAAGCCTAAGGCAGCGCTCAACATTGCCACGGATATTCTCAACACCACCTTTACCCTTCACCCAACGACAGGCGGAAACGCATGA
- a CDS encoding FtsW/RodA/SpoVE family cell cycle protein, with translation MNTVSLNSVSHAAEQADGRKPADGVLLFCVIALMVFGCLAVYSSVAYFAENKGDTAAGFLFKHGYKLVLAFIAMFVAAKINYYYVAAFSKAVLILSWLLLLWVNFYGGDVHGARRSLTVAGFAFQPSSVAMLALLMYLCRMMAEKRSYIEDFWRSFVPALTWIGVTALLVGLQDFSSAALILGLSFMMMFVGRMSLKHLGLLLLLGGVLGGILVSQTLERQSRLTNYVGHVLTIQSQVLVGSDAGYQAQQAHIAIAQGGLLGVGAGKSTQRNFLPAPYNDYIYAIIAEEYGLIGALILLFIYVVILLRGIIFVANRARDELGTYMAMACTLAIVVYGFVNAAVATGLFPVTGLPMPFISYGGTSMLTAGFMMGVLMNISKHPQEEPEDA, from the coding sequence ATGAATACCGTATCCCTAAATAGCGTGTCACATGCTGCCGAACAGGCGGATGGGCGTAAGCCTGCCGACGGCGTATTGCTGTTCTGCGTGATCGCGCTGATGGTGTTTGGATGCCTCGCCGTGTATTCATCTGTCGCGTATTTTGCTGAAAACAAGGGCGATACCGCAGCGGGCTTTCTCTTTAAACACGGCTACAAACTGGTGCTGGCTTTTATTGCGATGTTTGTGGCGGCCAAAATTAACTATTACTATGTCGCTGCCTTCAGCAAAGCGGTTCTGATTTTAAGCTGGCTGCTGCTGCTGTGGGTCAATTTTTACGGAGGGGATGTTCACGGTGCCCGCCGGTCCCTTACCGTTGCCGGTTTTGCTTTTCAGCCTTCATCGGTTGCCATGCTTGCACTGCTGATGTACCTGTGCCGGATGATGGCCGAAAAACGCAGCTATATCGAAGATTTCTGGCGCTCGTTCGTGCCCGCGCTGACGTGGATTGGGGTCACGGCCCTGCTGGTCGGCCTGCAGGATTTTTCGAGTGCGGCCCTGATTCTCGGACTCAGTTTTATGATGATGTTTGTGGGAAGGATGAGCCTGAAACATCTCGGGCTGCTGTTGCTGCTGGGCGGTGTGCTGGGCGGCATACTCGTTTCCCAAACGCTTGAGCGGCAGTCGCGCCTCACCAACTATGTGGGGCATGTGCTTACGATTCAAAGTCAGGTGCTGGTCGGAAGCGATGCGGGCTATCAGGCGCAGCAGGCACATATCGCGATTGCGCAGGGTGGTTTGCTGGGCGTTGGCGCCGGCAAATCAACGCAGCGGAACTTCCTGCCCGCCCCGTACAACGATTATATTTACGCCATCATAGCGGAAGAGTATGGCCTGATTGGCGCCCTGATTCTGCTTTTTATTTACGTGGTGATTTTGCTGAGGGGAATCATTTTTGTGGCTAACAGGGCCCGCGATGAGCTGGGAACCTACATGGCGATGGCCTGCACGCTTGCGATTGTGGTCTATGGGTTTGTGAATGCCGCGGTGGCGACCGGCCTGTTTCCGGTTACCGGACTCCCCATGCCGTTTATCAGCTATGGGGGCACAAGTATGCTTACCGCCGGATTCATGATGGGCGTCCTTATGAACATTTCCAAACACCCGCAGGAGGAGCCAGAAGATGCCTAA
- the mraY gene encoding phospho-N-acetylmuramoyl-pentapeptide-transferase, producing MLYLLLDYLRQEFGVPGFGAFGFITVRAAMAAGMALIISIIFGKRIIRLLQRLQLGETIREDIGLDSHKSKAGTPSMGGLIIILAVVVPSLLWMNPTSIYKWLILFVVIGLGAVGFLDDYIKIIRNQKEGLLARFKLIGQISIGLILGAFLYFWPAFSDYNTITTVPFLKDVNLNYAFLGDELGWLIYIPVVVFIVTALSNAVNLTDGLDGLAAGTTAIAGMALGVLAYVSGRVDYSGYLDLLFLPGVGELAIFCAALVGACFGFLWYNTYPAQVFMGDTGSLALGGTIGAIALMVHKELLLPVLCGVFLMETVSVIIQTTYFKYTKKRYGEGRRVFLMAPVHHHFEKQGWQEPKIVVRFWIIAIMLAVFTIITLKLR from the coding sequence ATGCTGTATTTGCTGCTTGATTACCTCCGTCAGGAGTTTGGGGTGCCCGGTTTTGGGGCGTTCGGATTTATCACGGTACGTGCCGCCATGGCGGCGGGCATGGCGCTGATTATCAGCATCATTTTTGGTAAGCGCATCATCCGTCTGCTGCAGCGGCTGCAGCTTGGGGAAACCATTCGCGAAGACATTGGTCTTGACAGCCATAAGTCCAAGGCCGGTACCCCGAGCATGGGCGGGCTCATCATCATCCTTGCAGTTGTGGTGCCCAGCCTGCTGTGGATGAACCCGACGAGTATTTACAAGTGGTTGATTTTATTTGTAGTTATTGGTCTTGGTGCTGTTGGCTTTCTGGATGACTACATCAAAATCATCCGGAATCAAAAGGAAGGGCTGCTGGCCCGTTTCAAGCTGATCGGGCAGATTTCCATCGGGCTCATTCTCGGGGCCTTCCTCTATTTCTGGCCCGCTTTCAGCGATTACAACACGATCACGACCGTCCCTTTTCTGAAAGATGTAAACCTGAACTACGCTTTTCTGGGCGATGAACTGGGGTGGCTGATTTACATCCCGGTTGTGGTTTTCATCGTGACCGCGCTGAGCAATGCGGTAAATCTCACGGACGGACTCGACGGTCTTGCTGCCGGTACGACGGCCATCGCGGGCATGGCGCTGGGCGTGCTGGCCTATGTGTCGGGCCGGGTAGATTACTCCGGTTACCTTGACCTGCTTTTCCTGCCCGGTGTGGGCGAGCTGGCCATCTTCTGTGCCGCACTGGTCGGGGCCTGCTTTGGCTTTCTGTGGTACAACACCTATCCGGCGCAGGTTTTTATGGGGGATACGGGTTCCCTTGCGCTTGGCGGTACCATCGGGGCAATCGCGCTAATGGTGCATAAAGAGCTGCTGCTGCCGGTGTTGTGCGGGGTCTTTTTGATGGAAACCGTCTCCGTGATCATACAGACGACATATTTCAAATACACCAAAAAACGCTATGGCGAAGGGCGCCGGGTTTTTCTTATGGCGCCGGTGCATCATCATTTTGAGAAGCAGGGCTGGCAGGAGCCAAAAATTGTAGTCCGCTTCTGGATTATTGCCATCATGCTGGCTGTCTTCACCATTATAACACTCAAGTTGCGATGA